Part of the Bdellovibrionales bacterium genome, TTTAATCTATCCAATGACAGTGATGGTTTTTTATATTTTTGCGATTGGTATTTGTACTTTTCGCACTCGCGCTAAAGCCGTACGAAGTGGAAAGCTTAAGTTGGGGTATTATCGAACTATGGATGCGGTGACTTATCCGCCTCCGGAAGAAGTGGTCAAATTCTCTCGACATTATGACAATATGTTTGAGCTGCCGATGTTATTCTTTGTGACGTGTTTGGTTTGTATGCAGTTTCAAATTAATGACACCGTTGTGACTCTTGCCGGTTGGGGATTTGTGTTTTCGAGATTTCTGCACAGCTACTTTCATCTGGGGTCAAATAACGTCATCCGTAGGGCCCAGGCGTTTGGCTTGGGCTGGCTTTTTGTTCTTATCATGTGGGTGATGATTTTTGTGAGCCGAGTGTTTGTGTTTTAATTGACGGTTTGAACAAGAATTTCCGGATCGTGCTTTAAAGAGCAGTGTGCGAAATGTTTCATGAGCGAGGCCATAGAACCCGGCGCTGACTTGTCTCCAAGAAGTGGAGACGGGAAATCCCTTTGAGTTTCCGCAAAAAGATTCACTTGAGTTGTTGGATGCGCGCCGCTGATTGCGTAACTGCGTGGGCCATCGTCCGCACGGGTTGAGATGATGGATCTAGTGATCGCTTTGGATTTATCTCCCAATTTCGAGAACGAGGCAAAGTCTTCGGCCTCGATACCTTTTAATTTTATTTGCGCCTGAGTTTCTTCGGGGCAACTCACATGAGCTAAAATCATCACCGGTTGGACTTTCTTTTGTTCCTCATCGGGTGAGGCCACGAATTTTCTGGGATACTGAAGACTTAGATGTTCCCGTGATTTTATTTTTTCAAGTTCCACTTCCTCTTCAGCAGATTCGGTATCAAAGTTATCAGTTTGAGGATCCACTTCATTCGAAGTCAGTGTCAGTTGGTTCAGCTGGTTGGCTATCTTATACTGTAGAAAGTGATTGAGATGGGTATAATCGGTATTGAGAATCGTCACTTGCTGTTTTATAAAATCAGATAGCGAGTCTCTCAGAGAATCGAGGGGTAGAGCAATGCGGATGATCGCCGAAGTTCTATCCTGAGAGACTTTTGCATTCTCTTGCGCGACGGAATAAATTTTGTCGGTGGCGCTCCCGGGGGCTGTTCTCATTTTTTCTATAAATTCAGAGTATGCGGATGCGGCTTCCTGCGCCACCGACTCATCAGTGAATTTAGAATCGACGTCAATTTCAATAGTATCGGTGAGTGCAGCTTTAACTCTAACTGTTTTTAGGGCGCTCAGGAGTGGGCCTGCGATCATCTTATACACGCCAGGAACCACGTTAAATAGATTTTCGAAGTTGAGGTAGGCCGAAAGAATGTAATTCGTGTCGAGAGACTCTGGAGGCACTTCGAGCGGCTTCGAAAGGTGATCGACCATTTTTGCAAGAATCTCGGAGCTGGTCGACCACAATAAGCTCTTGCGACCGATAACAGTGAGATGCATCGATAGGTTCTGGTAATCCAAGTGGGTCAATTTAAAAGAAGGAACGCCGCTAATATAGATTTTTTCGATCTGAGTTTTATTTATTTCCTCTTGGAGGATTCGCTTTTGAGCCGCCGTAAGGCGGGGTGATTCTTCGATCGCTCGCTTCAAATAGGACGTTGGATTCGCGAAAAGATATCCTAAAAGCGGGAGTTCAATGGGTTGACTTGCTCCTAAGGTTCCAAAAGCAAATATGACTTTGCCAAGATCTTTTTTGATTTGAAAATTTAAAAGATTGATTTGTGCAAGACCATCGGGTTGCAATCCCAGTCCTAATGAGAAGGAAATCGCTTGGTCGTTGGCCGATTGTTTGAATTCGTCACTGTAAATCTTATCGATGAGAGTTTCCGAGCCGCTCAATGGGCTCGGGTTATCAATTTCCAATTTTGTGTAAATTTCATCGATCTGTTTTTGAAGGGCGACGAGGTTGTCACTTTCTTTTTTAATCTTTTCGAAGGCGACCAAAAGATGATCTAAGTTTTCTCGCATCGGACTTTTCGAAGTGATGTAAAGTAAAGCATCATCGGATTGGTGAAAGGCTTGGGCGACATCGGGTGTGGGGATGAGGCCGTAATGCCATAGTGCAAATTTCAACATCGCGCGACTTTGCCGATGGGCAAGCGCGGCTAAAATCAGAAGTAAAAAAAACACAGAGATAACGATTGATGTTTTTTTAAGCTTCAAGATTTACCCCTGTTATAAATGAACTCTAATTAAATCTTAAATTGCCGAGATTGAAATACAAGAAAATAATAAAGAGTTACGAGGATTTTCGAAGGTCACGCGGAGGATGATTTTCGACTCTTTCGATCTTCACTGCAGGCACACCCCCCCAAGTTTCACCCTCGGGAATAACGGTTTTCGGAAGGACAACAGAGTGAGGAAGGATTTTTGCGTTTGCGCCAATCACCGCGCCTCCCATGATAGAGGCTTTTAATCCGATCGTACAGCCATCACCAATTTTAACGGGAGCGATCACCAGAAGGCCCGCCTGCCCATAGTGAGCAACGATGGTCACCGAGCCACCGAGAGTTACTTTCTGGCCGAGTTCGATCAATGAAGGGTCCGAAAGCCATGTGGTATTGATGGTCGTTCCTTTTCCAATCTTCATTCCCATCATGCGATAAAACAAAATGCTTAGAGGTGAGGGAGTTATCATTTCTAAAAAGGTAAATCTTGGGATGTAGGTGAGGGCATTGTGCAAAAACCATTTGAAGGCCTCTGCGGAATAGTATGGGCCTCTCCAGGGTTTAAGGTTTCCACGAATTAAAAAGTTAACAAGAGGGCAAAGAAATACCAGAGAGAATCCGTAGAGAAGGTAACCAAAAGCGAAGGATAAGGCGTAGGTTAGATTCTGAATCCACGTGGGTTGTTGGCTGACCAATTCGGCCGTAAACCGAAAGAAACTGACGCCGGGAGCGATGCAAAGGCCAACAATGGCGCAGCCCA contains:
- a CDS encoding MAPEG family protein; protein product: MMFLIYPMTVMVFYIFAIGICTFRTRAKAVRSGKLKLGYYRTMDAVTYPPPEEVVKFSRHYDNMFELPMLFFVTCLVCMQFQINDTVVTLAGWGFVFSRFLHSYFHLGSNNVIRRAQAFGLGWLFVLIMWVMIFVSRVFVF